Genomic DNA from Halobaculum sp. CBA1158:
CCCCGTCGGGGTCGGCCGAGAGCGTCGTCGTCTCGCCCGCGTCGAGGTCGAGCAGCGTGAGTTCCTCCTCGTAGCTGGAGTGCGGCTTCGAGAGCACGAGTCGGTCGCCGTCGGGGCCGAACGCCGCGACGTTGAGCCAGCCGCCCGGTCCCTCGTACACGCGCTCGGGGTCGCCAGCCGGCGCTTCCGGGCTGCCGACCGCCTGCACGTACGCGTCGAATCGACCGTCCTCCCCGCGGTTGGCGGTGTAGGCGATCCGGTCGCCGTCGGGCCCCCACGCGCCCCAGGCGTGTTTCGACTCGGGGTCGGCGGTGAGCGCCCGCTCGACGCCCGTCGCGAGGTCGTAGTGGAGCAGTTGGTCGCGCTCGTCGCTGCCGCGGTCCATCGCGTACACGAACGACTCGTCGGCCGGCGACGCCGCGAGCGCGGAGACGCGCTCCTCGTGCGGGGTGAGGCGGTTCGGCCACCCGGCCGCGTCGTCGGCGGTCCACACCTGCGGCGTGCCGGAGGTGTCCGCGAGGAACAGGAGGCGACCCTCGGGCGTGAACGCGGGGGAGTCGACGTGGTCGATCGCCAGAAACCGAGGGACGCCGTAGCCGGCGTCGGCTGTGTCGGACATACCTCAAGGGGGTGCGCCGCACGGCTAAAGCGTTCGGCAGCCGGCGAGAGAGTCGAGTCGGCGGCGACTGGGGGCCCTCGGCGACCCCGCGACCGCCGGTCCGGGGGCGCGACTTCGACTACGGATCCGCGTCGGCGACGCGCTCCAGCACCGCCGCTGTGGTCCGGATTCCGTTCTCGAAGCAGTCCAGGTCGAGGTGCTCGTTGGGCGAGTGGTTGCCCTGATCGGGGTTCGCGTACGGCACCACGAGCACGGGCACGTCCGAGAGCGCGTCGACCCGCCGGAAGAACGCCGCCGGGAGCGACCCCCCGAGGACGGGCAACTCCACCGGCTCGGAGCCCCACACCTCCGACAGCGCCGACAGCACGGGCGACGCCGCCGGGGTGTCCACGGGCGTCTTCATCGGCGGGAACCCGGTCCCCTTTGTCACCTCCACGTCGGGGTGGACGTCGGCGACGTGCTCCTCGATGCGCTCGAAGGCGGTGTCGGGGTCCTGGCCGGGCACCAGCCGGGAGTCGAGTTTCGCCGTCGCCGTCCGCGGGACGACCGTCTTGCTTCCCTCACCTTGGTAGCCCGAGTCGAGTCCGTTGACCGTGACCGTCGGCTCCAGCAGCAGGCGCTCGTAGTAGTCGCGGTCGGTCGTGAAGTGCGTCAGGTCCAGTTCCGCCCGTACGGCGTCGGCGTCGTCCGGGAGCGCGGCCACGAGGTCGCGGTCGGCCTCGGTGAGTTCGATCCCGTCGTGGAAGCCGTCGACGGCGACGCGGTCGCCGCCGGAGGGGTAGCCGCGGTCGGGGGCCGTCTCGGGATGGCGCTCGGTCAGCGACGCGACGACCTCCGCGAGTTCGGTCGCGGCGTTCGGCACCGGCCCGCCGAAGTTGCCCGAGTGGAGGTCCGCGTTCGCGGTCTCGAGGTCGAGCTGGAACGTGAGGATCCCGCGGTTGCCGTAGATCAGGGTGGGTCGCCCGGAGCGGTGCTGCGGACCGTCGGCGACGTACACGAGGTCGGCGTCGCGGATCGCGGCCGCCGGTGCCCGGGAGTCGGACTCGGGGTCGTCGGCTCGCGCCTTCGAGGACTCGCGTCGCTCGTCCTCGCACTCCCCGTCGAGGTACGACTTCAGCCCGAGGCTGCCGCTCTCCTCGCCGCCCTCGATCAGGAGCTTGACCGTCACCGCCGGCGTCGCGTCGGCGGCCGCCAGCGCGTCGAGCGCGAACGCGTGCGCGAGGAACTGCCCCTTGTTGTCGCCCGCGCCGCGGCAGTAGACCGCTCCGTCGCGCACGGTCGGCTCGAACGGCGGCGACTCCCATTGCTCGGGGTGCTCGGCGGGCTGTACGTCGTAGTGGCCGTAGAACACGACCGTCGGCGCGTCCGGGTCGTCGGCGACGCGCTCGCCGTAGACGAGGGGGTAGCGGTCCGTCTCGATCCGCCGCGCGTCGAGGCCGTGATCTGCCAGGAGGTCGCGGACGGCGTCCGCGCCGGCGTCCATCCCCTCGCCGGTCGCGCTGACGGTGCGCA
This window encodes:
- a CDS encoding M20/M25/M40 family metallo-hydrolase, whose product is MSDTDPPASAADDAIRERLDDYRESLFELLRLRTVSATGEGMDAGADAVRDLLADHGLDARRIETDRYPLVYGERVADDPDAPTVVFYGHYDVQPAEHPEQWESPPFEPTVRDGAVYCRGAGDNKGQFLAHAFALDALAAADATPAVTVKLLIEGGEESGSLGLKSYLDGECEDERRESSKARADDPESDSRAPAAAIRDADLVYVADGPQHRSGRPTLIYGNRGILTFQLDLETANADLHSGNFGGPVPNAATELAEVVASLTERHPETAPDRGYPSGGDRVAVDGFHDGIELTEADRDLVAALPDDADAVRAELDLTHFTTDRDYYERLLLEPTVTVNGLDSGYQGEGSKTVVPRTATAKLDSRLVPGQDPDTAFERIEEHVADVHPDVEVTKGTGFPPMKTPVDTPAASPVLSALSEVWGSEPVELPVLGGSLPAAFFRRVDALSDVPVLVVPYANPDQGNHSPNEHLDLDCFENGIRTTAAVLERVADADP